In Cryptomeria japonica chromosome 1, Sugi_1.0, whole genome shotgun sequence, the sequence aacaaacaaaatttgaaaaaatggaaatatAGCATTATTTTTCCAGGAGCATTTCAGTTTAAAGATTGCATTGCTGCTTAGTATCATGGAATGACAGTAACTAATAATCATAGATCtacatttattttattataattattttcacTAAACAATGTCAGGAAGAGAAAAATAGTCCTCTTTGACAGTGCAATCATAAGATCAAGTTAACCAGTAGATAATTGTTTTGGATCAACTATCCATCTGATCCGAGGATGAAAAAAGAAATCTTTTCACTTCGAAAGTTGAAATGCTGCCTTAAGGCTCTTATCAGACAAGCCCCCTTCTATTATGGCAATTCTTCCGCGCTGTTGAAGGCCGATTGCAGCCCATGTCAGATCCTCCCTTTGAACAATTGCCTTCACACCACTCGCAACCTCCTCTCTGCTCACAATACCATCTTCCCCCTTTCTCACCTCAATCCCTGCCTTGGCATTCTCCACTACAATGCTCGCATTCATCATCTGATCTCCAAAAAGAGGCCATGCAAGTATAGGAACCCCACAACACAAACCTTCAACAACGGAATTCCACCCACAGTGACTGACAAAAGCAGCAGTGGAAACATGGGACAAGATTTTCACCTGCGGAACCCAACAAGAAACGATCATCCCCCGCTCTCCAAAACGCTCCTCAAACCCTACCGGAACTGCTGCCTCCACTGACCCTGCACCATCCACCACAGATGTCCGTAAAACCCACAAAAAGCGCTGCTGACTCATTTCCAACCCTAACGCCAGCTCACTGATTTGTGCCGCCGACATGACCGAGCGGCTGCCGAAGCTCACATAGACGACCGACTTAGCAGGTTGCGCGTCCAACCATTTCAAACACCGTCTCTCGGCTTCGTCATCCCAAGTGGAGGAATCTTCCGAGGGCAAAAAAAGGGGCCCAATGGCATAAACAGGCGGCAGATCATGTCTGCTCCGGAGACTTTGGAGACACTGTTGTTCAAGCTCCTCGAACGTATTTACTAAAATACCCGAGGCCTTTGGGACCTCCGATCCGCTGGCGAGAAAAAACCTACGGAATATGTGATCTTTAATCTTCAACGCCTGTGGGATCTGCGTGGCGCACAGCGCAGGAAAACCCGGGATCTGCAGGACGGCTTTCTCGTCACTGAAATCGAAGCCCTGCGCGTCTGCAATGGGGACGTGGAGCATGAAACCCAGGTTAAATGCAGAAGACGGGTACAGAACATAAGTTGGGATATTGAGCTTGGCGGCGATGGACAATGTGGGAGTGAGTACGGGATCCGTTATGACGGCCGAAACGGGAGGATTCTGTTTCAGCAGATCTGAAGCGAGGAGGTTTTCGAAGGCGGGCACAGAGGCTTTCGTGGCTTCCCATTGAGCGAAAAATGGGTCCCCTTCGGCTTCCTGGGATTTGTTGATCTGGAGCTTCACGACATGAATGTCAAGGCCACAGGCAGCCAAGCGTTGCACGTGTGCAGTTTCAGTCGGAGAAACGTTTGTGCGGCCGCGATGAATGTGACGGCAAAGCCGTGGCGAATTGCTAAAGTTCGTGCTAGATGAAGGAAAGGCATGAAATGGCCCATTCCGGCCGACGGGAACATGGCCACGTGCCGCTTC encodes:
- the LOC131070118 gene encoding UDP-glycosyltransferase CGT; its protein translation is MLHVPIADAQGFDFSDEKAVLQIPGFPALCATQIPQALKIKDHIFRRFFLASGSEVPKASGILVNTFEELEQQCLQSLRSRHDLPPVYAIGPLFLPSEDSSTWDDEAERRCLKWLDAQPAKSVVYVSFGSRSVMSAAQISELALGLEMSQQRFLWVLRTSVVDGAGSVEAAVPVGFEERFGERGMIVSCWVPQVKILSHVSTAAFVSHCGWNSVVEGLCCGVPILAWPLFGDQMMNASIVVENAKAGIEVRKGEDGIVSREEVASGVKAIVQREDLTWAAIGLQQRGRIAIIEGGLSDKSLKAAFQLSK